The genome window ggttcaatccctggcaccttcaggtagggctgggaatgagaACCCAgtatggaatcctggagagcactgccaggcagtgtagaccactgttcttcaaccttgggtccctagatgttgatggacaactcccatcatccccagacagcacaatcaatggtcaaggatgatgggtgttgtagtagatattgtagtccatcaacaactGGGAACTCAAGGCTGAAGAACCActggtgtaggcaacactgagctagagagaccgatggtctgactcagtgtaaggcagctttctatgatccTTGATGGAATGATCTTCTGTTTCTTCTCCAGGCTTCCCTGAGTATACAAACACTGTAGTGGAATTGTCACCGGTCTCTGCCTGCTCAGATCACAGAGCACTGTATAACAGAGGTGAGTTATAGAGGCTGGTGGGTGGGAGGAAAGAGAGATGGTTGGGTAGGTAGACTTAGGCAGTGTCTGACACATTTGAGCAGGGAaagccaacacggtgccctccagatgttattgaattactaaggattttttttaaaatcccagcaggcattttaactggaTTCTGATTTTACACTTGTaactcatttttattttcatattaTTGAGTTTCTTGTGTACTGCTTAGAGACGCCTGTAGTTAAAGGGTATATAAACTGTTGAAACCACAATCAGCCccgatggccaatggtcagggatgatgggagctcccgtccaacatctgaagggcagcaCATTGGCTGCTCCTGCATTAAGGCATCCATTGTACCTCCTAGAAGACTGTTTACATTGTTTTGGATGTTGGCACAGTTGGGAAAGAACAATATGTACTTGAGCATATGATTTTAACATTGAGGCTTCTCTCCTGCTGCCAACTGTGCTGTATGAGGAGTTAGCGTGTCCTTGGGTGCTATTTGGGTTTTTGGCATCACACTCTCCCAAATAATGGCTGTGGGGGATTAAGCAGGATTGGGGAGGCTGagtccctccagatgtggctggactcataggaacagaggaagctgccttatactgagtcagaggcatggtccatctagctagtattgtctacactgactggcagtggctctccagggtttcaggtgggatttgctcccagccttacctggagatgccagggattgaatgtggggacttctgcatgcaactcagatgctctgccactgaaataGGGCccttctccagctcccatcagccccagccagcgtagccaatgagcaggaattatgggagttctagtctagcaacatctggaaggccacagctccCCCATCATATGGTGAGAAAAGTGGTTGCACAGCCATTGTCTCAGCCTCCTCACTGACTTTTTTCCTTTCAGCTTCTAGGTCTGCCCCTCATCAGGGGAATCTCACCACAAACCTGGAAGGCTCCCACTGTCCTGGCCCTGTGCCCCAGCCCTTGCCGTCTCCTCTGTACCCCTGCTCCCCTGAAGAACAGCCATCCTCATCTCAGCCTCTATGTGGAGGTCAGCAGGAACAAGATCAAGGTAGGCGCCTCTGGTTGATGGCTTTGTGCCTTGCTtgcgggcagagcttggaaaagttactttttaaaactacaactcccatcagccccagccatcatggccactggattgggctgatgggagttgtagttccaaaaagtaacttttccaagctctgcttacaggcttcccagaaAGCATCTGGCTgggaaacagaatactggactagatggacaattTTTGGTCTCATCTTGCAAGGCCATTCTAGTTTATATATTCTGCATATTTTGAATGCAAGCAAAGGATTCTGCAGAAGGAACAGCAGAAACTTGCACTCTGTATACGTTATGCTCATTGAAACAGTCAGCCTTATAGCACCATGCATTTACAGCACTCTTATTTTATATTTACTTATTTgatgtataaaaatatttgtatacccctatttcgttaaaaacatcaaagcgatttacaacacGTTAGgaacaacaaccatagaataaaaacattaaaaatacaataaaaacaaaggtcaattgttgcaaaaaacaaaaaagcatctTAAATCCCCGCATAAGCCTGGAGAaacaaaggttttcagcaggcgcttcaaAGTTAAAACACGTCACCTGCTGAACCTCTGCTGGCAGAGCATTCttgagaactgggccgatgacactgaaggctcagtttcATGTCGATGTTACCTGAGCCTCACCACTTTAACCattgtggcttccctcaaagaatcgtgGGAGCTATAGTTTGTAAGGGTgtagagagttgttaggggacctcTGTTCctgacagaactacagttcctgaagttcctgggaagaaggattgattgttaaaccactctgggaattgtagctctgtgaggggaattggggagcctcctaacaactctctgcacccttagcaaactacatctcccaggattctttggggaaagccattcctgcttaaagtggtgtgatgctgctttaaatgtgtggtacaGATGGGCCTTCAGATGGTTTCTCTAGCCCTGTGTTGCTTACTCTGCATCTAGCTCAGCCTCTAGTCCAGTATTActtactctgattggcagtggctctgcaggatcTCGGGGACGTGcctttcccatcatctgctacctgatcAATTTAattggagaagccagggattgaaccaggtgGACTTTCTACTTGCAAAGCAGGCTCTCTAAATCTGAGTTATGGCCCATCCTCAAATCAGAGGACAGCCAGATGGATAGTGGGCATTGAAGCCCCAGTCCCTGCCCAGTCTCGCCAAGCTTCTATGACTTTATctggtgtcatccacatattttcaacatttccacatattttcaagCCCACCTTCACACTCCTGTTCTTGCATCCCTGTTCCCACCAGAACAAACTTTCTTGGGGGCTGTGGCATCCCACACTTGGAGGAAGACAGCTGGCCCAGCCAACTTCTGCCAACCCAGCATCTCGGACCGTGATTCATGTCAGTGTGAGCCTCCAGTCAGGATCCGGAGAAAAGGGGACTTAAGGGTCTGGACTGATGCCAACATCACCAACCTGTCCTATAAGGACAGGCCAGGTAAGGCTAAGTAAGGGTTTTGGGGTGAGGAGAGGCACAGGAAATATTTAAAGCACTGGGGTTAGTCTTCACAGCCCTGAACAGCCTGGGACCTGATTACCTTACAGACTGTCTAATCCCATATGAACCTAACCTATAATTAATATAGAATCTGGAGGCCTTTCTGCATTTCCCATCAATACTGGAAACCAGTTTGGTGGGTACAAgaagggacagggccttcttgatGGTGGTTCCAAAGTTGTTGAACACCCCACCACTGGAAATATGCCAGGCTCCTCCTTTCTTGGCTTGTGGAGGTCTTTGAAAGACCGCTCTGctgtattaaatattaaaaagtagCAGATTCAAATCTGCTCCCTCAAATTATTCAGTTTTGATGTGCTGCTATCTCAGTGTGATTCTTGCAACTGTAATTTTATTGTCATGCTTGTAGCTTTGCCTtcatcttgtaaactgctttgaatgaTTCCCAGAAAAGCACCATGTGAATCCGGGGCACCAGAGTGCCTGTCAGTACCTGTTAGGGCacccacaaaaggtctcagtaaaaaTCCCCTAAATATCCTCTCGAGAGGCTGTTTTTTGTTTCTGCTCATACCTGTTTGTGCTGGCTCAGTTGTCTCCCCTTCAtgccccttaaacatgcccacatctCACTGGATGCCATCTTGAACAGAGGTGAGGTGCAAAGAGCTGCTCTCTCAGTGAATGTGGCAGTGGATGATGTAGGCGCCCGTCTCTCTGCTcatttgatggtggtggtggtgatgtctGCACTGTTTGGTGGACCTGTCCCCTACAACAGCTATTTTGCTATGCCACGCGCCACAGGAGCaattttgtgactggcatccaCTGCAGTTTCTCAAAATTCTGAATGTTCTTACTGGCCCCCTGAAAGGTTGGTGACTCCCCAATGTAAGTAATAAAAAGCAAATGGTTGAGGGTGAGGTGGGATGGAGGAAAAGGGTGCCAGGACCATCCTTTTTCCTCTGATGTGTTGGGgctgacacttttttttttttaccatggttcccaagttcccccccccccatgggccgcttgaaaattgctgatgggtCTTGGGCAGACCACTGAATGAACTTTCTGCCTGCTGAAGCAGTTGTAACGCAGCGTGCTTAGATACTTTAaggcttttaattgtatttttcttgcttctttcatttctcatattgtacaacaatttgcattccacaggatCCAGACTGTAATATAATCAAATACAAATGTAAGAGCTATTAGCATCAATAGAATGTTTAACGCAGACGTGCCACGGACCATCTGAACGAAGCTAACGGATCActttttgggaacccctgctctacctGATTCAAAAGGAAATCTTCTTTTCCCAGGCTGCACGTCATTCAGATAGCAACCAGGTCACTGCTCCATTTAAGCCCTGCTTgaccctccccaccccacttttCTCCTGGACAGGTTCCGGCCCCATCCAATTGTGGCGTTTTCTATTGGAGCTGCTCCAGGATGGCTCATGCCAGACCTTCATCCGCTGGACAGGGAACGACTGGGAGTTCAAACTCTGTGACCCCCACGAGGTGAGATTCTGACTCGTGTGCCCTTTGGCTGCACACTCACCAAAGGAACGGTACTCGCTCACAAGGGAAAATCCCCTTCCATGCTATGCCAGAAGAGCCacagctcggtggtagagcatctgcttaggatgcagaaggccccaggtgcaatccccaacatctccagccaGGGGCACGAGAGAACTTTTCTTgaacgctggagagctgctgccattcattgTGGGCAGTACTGGGTTACACataccaatggactgactcagtatgagACAGCTTACTATGTTCTTAtgctgccctctagatgtttgggactataactcccagcagtcccaggcagcatggtgTAGCTCTAAACATCTGAAggggttttatttcttatattgcaggCAGGGGGAAGGCTGTGCTACTCCAAA of Rhineura floridana isolate rRhiFlo1 chromosome 15, rRhiFlo1.hap2, whole genome shotgun sequence contains these proteins:
- the ETV2 gene encoding ETS translocation variant 2, coding for MDLWWQCWTEPFLQVVPTGAEAELSDFMEDYRKIFQEDDFSTVDSWFLPENEMDQPLPSWAGRSYLAELEGFENEMPFHHTPGLKGFPEYTNTVVELSPVSACSDHRALYNRASRSAPHQGNLTTNLEGSHCPGPVPQPLPSPLYPCSPEEQPSSSQPLCGGQQEQDQDGHWRKTAGPANFCQPSISDRDSCQCEPPVRIRRKGDLRVWTDANITNLSYKDRPGSGPIQLWRFLLELLQDGSCQTFIRWTGNDWEFKLCDPHEVARRWGKRKNKPRMTYEKLSRGLRYYYHKNIIHKTSGQRYVYRFVCDIQGLLGELAKKLHS